The DNA region CAAGCTCTGTACTCTTCTTTCATGCCATCTTCTTTGGTACTTAACGTGAATGCTGTAGGTATAtcctatttttcttcattccttaatttcttctgtatcctttaaactcatttaTTTGGCTAGAATCTTTCATTCATTACACAAACATGTCTCTGCTTTGAACATAACTGATTTGATGGATACTTCAGTTCCTCATCAAACATGGTTGTGCTGTGCATAACATTTTCTTTGGCCATCTCCAGCAATTTCCCACATTTACTAGGTCACTGCTCTGGCATTTGGACATGCAATCATGTTAACTCCCATTTTCTTTTGTAATCCAACCTCCTTGTCTATTTAGATAGACTACTTTAACAATCAGTAACTTTTATATTCTCCTAATTGtgtatttatagaaaaataaaatgaacaaaaacactgTTACCTTTCCTAAATTTTCAGTCTCGCCATAGCTTAATGACTGAAAACAACATTGAGAAAGCTTAGAAAAGAACCACTAAAATGATTAGATGGTCTCATTCAGTCTTAAAGGAATTGTGGTTAtttgaaggaaaagaacaaaattgagaGAAAATCTaagagttatatatatatagtcttatGAAAGTTTGGTGTTCAGGAGCTGTTTTCCTTCTCCCGGAGGATGACAGAAAGTGGGCTTTGGATACAACATAAAGGCATTAGGTTAGTTTCTCTACAATAAAACCAATGGATTGAGTTGCCCAGGAAATTGTGAAATAGTTTCTAATGGTTTTTGAAGATATGATAGATACATTCATCTGGATCTGTTTAGGTGTGGTCCTGGTTAAAGATGAAGGGAAGGATCAGATAACTTCATACTTTCTCTATTCAATAGACCCAATAGATTCTTGATTAGGACAAAGGAAAATAAGCAAGATACAGCTCATTATCCTGAAAACAGTCAGCCTTAGAGGATCATTTTGAATGCATCTGTTTTGGGCTTAAGTCTTTAGCACTTATCCAAGTTCACTATATAGTGAAAAATTCTAGTGCCTGGGTAGAGGAAGGAATGGGGTCTAGTAGCCAACAATTCATGCTAAGATCAGCCATGAGATCCCCCTCACTGTCTTTCTGTTTTGACTGTTCTGGACAATATCAGATTCGTTTCAGTGGCTTGATTCTAGGCCAAGGTTCTGGCAACAGATTGTagtctttgttttgttcattctcactgaagctctctgtttctttcccttAGGCTGAGGGTAAAAAGCTGGGATTGGTAGGCTGGGTCCAGAACACTGACCGGGGCACAGTTCAAGGACAACTGCAAGGTCCCACCTCCAAAGTGCGTCATATGCAAGAATGGCTTGAGACAAGAGGAAGTCCCAAATCACACATCGACAGAGCAAACTTCAACAATGAAAAAGTCATCTTAAAGTTGGATTATTCAGATTTCCAAATTGTAAAATAATGGcattaatttaaatttctaaGACACTCTGtagctttgttttttattatcaaATAGAGAAACTATTCTGTATTCAATATTAGAATGTCAGTAAGTTATTTTAGTATCAGATATTTGAATGTTACTGTATAGTATGTGTATGATTGAAGGATTACGATTATACACATAATTCtaattaataaaaacacattagaatcTTCTGTTTAGGGAACTTTTTTATCTTCAGTGAACTCCTTTCTTTTTGGGCAAAATAGGATGTATTTATTCAGTAAGTACCTGTGGAAAGAGGATTTTGAGGAAACTTAGAGAGgtctgaaggaaagaaaaagtagttACTTTGAATCATTTCTTTAAATGAGTCCCATTCCAtacctaataaaaataaataccacaAGTTCAATTTGTCAGCTGCTCAAATTATGTTTTGGACTATTTACTTTTGCTTTCTGGAGCTTTTGCTCTCATTCCTTTCTTCTTGGTAAGGGAGTCACATAAAGCAATAATCAGGATTTTGCCTTATCAGCCTTAGAAGCCTCCTAATTTGGTTTGGTCAGTCATTaaacagatatagatatatagatatatatgtagatatatcAAACACTTACTGGATTTCACAAATTTGTATTTAAGTTccaccttttttaaaagataagattTCAATGAAAAATAGGAGGCAAAAGGTGAGAAATTAGTAATTTCAAAACATCTGTCTTCAGAGTGTTCTTGGAGTTCCATTCCAAGAGTGGCATTGGGAAGATACCAAAAAATCGGTGACAGAAGTCTTAgggtcctcatctgtaaattaagAGCATTTAGCTAGATAGTTCTAGATTATTCCTCAGTCTCTTCCAGCCCTAATActaaaagatattagaaatgagTCTGGATTTACTCATTTCATTCACTGAATACCTacccatgccaggcactgttctttgCCATGGAGATAGAGAGTAAGCAAAGTGTACAAAATCTCCGGCTCCACCTTCTTttagcttacattctagtgggagaAGACAGGCAATAAAGCAAGTTAACTATATAGTGAAGTATATGGTAGTCCatgcaaaggagaaaaaaacggggaaagggaaaatatgaaaaacataaaaacaaaagtaaaaactaCTAAAAACGGCCTTTCACATCACTCCAAAAGGGCATAAGAAGTGAAAACTGGAAGTATGAATGTGATCTTCCAACAGACAAGTTTGCAACTTGGCACCACCTGGTGCGCATGCGCACTGGGGTGTCCCCAACGTTGCGCATGCTCCTGGGCTTGCGCGTGCACGGGCCTCGAGAGCCGGTGTGCGTGCGTCCGGCGGGCAAGGCGGTTGGTATCCGAGTTGGTGAAGTGCCGATCGAGGTGACTTGGGGAAAAGCACGCGGCGGAAGGATGGTCCTGGGAATTCTAGCACCAGAAGGGTCGTAGTGACTGCTGCGGGCCAGCTTCTCGGACCCCGCAAGGGCTCCGTGCGGCCTCCCTTCTAAGCGAACGCCCACGTTAGGGCGCGCCCGAGTTTAGGGCTGCGAGTTGCCGGGGATGGGGGCGGgcggagagagggggtggggcggagctGGAAGCTGGGTCTGCCCCCGGAGCCGTTTGACCTGCGCGTGGGGCTTGCTCAGTCCTGAACCCGGACGGAGCTGTCACGGTTGTCTTAGGGTTTTGACCCTGAAAGGACTGGGATGTAATCAGAAAATCGTTGCGTTGGGTTTACATCAGCCGGGATTCTTATTAAAGCTGTACCCCTCCTTGGCTGCCGGCTACAAAGTTCATTAGAAATCGTTGGGCCTTGAATTATAGCCCTGATTTTCTTGAGCTTGAAAATCCAGCCCTGTACCACCTGATAGAGGTACAGCTCAGGCTGATCTCTTATCTACGAAGAGGGAAGGAGGGCCTTTAATTACACTAGAATTTTTTTAACTTGCAAAAGACCTTAAAATCAAATCCAGCAACCGTCACATTATTATTACTAGACAGTCTGTGGCCGTGGAAGCATCTGGAAAGACCAAAAGAGTATTAATAATAATGACCTAAAAACTTTTTTCAAAGTAATATCATGTACAAAGTTTCAAAATCAAATGGTTCAGAAAGTCTtataatgaaaaggaaatttccTGCCCCATCCCTTCCCATTCCCAGCCTTTTCCCCCTGAGAATTACACAAACTGCATTTAaccaattataataataaattctAAATATCCATCTCTCCTTGATacaagtttgattttttaaacaatttcctCCTGTTGCTTCACTTTCCATATTACAATGGTAACACTCCATTATAAGTTTTTTTCTAAGTCATGGTTATTGTGTAATGtataaatattatgaaactaGCTTGGAAACTTTTTCATGAATAATATCTAGCTAATGTCTCTTAGCTGAATTTAGTTAGGGCATCTGTTTTTGGTGAAGTAGTTAGAATTCTGAATACTGTCTTTATAGGTCAACTTCAAGTGTGATTATGATTTCCCTTTAGGGCATGTGGGATTTAGAAAGGAGCAGTGAAAATTATGAAATTACAAATGCTACTTTGGATATTAAATCAGTTGCACCAAAAATGAGTTGTGTGGTCTGCCTAGAGATCAGAGCTATACATTTTTGTTATGTGTTACAAGttggttttattaatttcatttgcaTCAAATGATATTTCTTCATAATGCTTGAGAAAAATAGGTAGTCCTATGTAACTGAAGCTTTGatggtgtttgtgtgtttttcctCCCATAGGCAATTATTTCCAGTCAGAAAAGGAATCCACCGCCTGGCATTCTCACCAGTTTATACTTGCCATGATCAAGTGCTTGTCAGATGAAGTACAAGCCAAATTGCGTTCTGGTTTGGCCATAAGTTCCTTAGGCCAATGCGTTGAGGAACTTGCCCTCAACAGTATTGATGCTGAAGCAAAATGTGTGGCTGTCAGGGTGAATATGGAAACCTTCCAAATTCAAGTGATAGACAATGGGTTTGGGATGGGGAATGATGATGTAGACAAGGTGGGAAATCGTTATTTCACCAGTAAATGCAGCTCCATACAGGACTTGGAGAACCCAAACTTTTATGGTTTCCGAGGAGAAGCCTTGGCAAGTATAGCTGACATGGCCAGTGCTTTGGAAATTTCATCCAAGAAAAACAGAACAATGAAAACTTTTGTGAAACTGTTTCAGAATGGAAAAGCCCTGAAAGCTTGTGAAGCTGATTTGACTAGACCAAGTGCTGGGACAACAGTAACAGTGTATAACCTATTTTACCAGCTACCTGTAAGGAGGAAATGCATGGATCCTCGACTGGAATTTGAGAAGGTTAGGCAGAGAGTAGAAGCTCTCTCACTTATGCACCcctccatttctttctcattGCGAAATGATGTTTCTGGTTCCATGGTTCTTCAACTTCCTAAAACCAAAGACATATGTTCCCGGTTTTGTCAAATTTATGGACTTGGTAGATCCCAGAagttaagagaaataaaatttaaacataagGAGTTTGAGCTTAGTGGATATATCAGCTCTGAAGcacattacaataaaaatatgcaGTTTTTATTTGTAAACAGAAGACTGGTTTTAAGGACAAAGTTGCATAAACTCATTGACTTTTTATTAAGGAAAGAAAGTATTatatgcaagccaaggaatggtTCTGCTAGTAGGCAAATGAACTCAAGTCCTCGCCATAGGTCTAATCCAGAACTTTATGGGATATATGTTATCAATGTGAAGTGCCAATTCTGTGAGTATGATGTATGCATGGAACCAGCAAAAACTCTAATTGAGTTTCAAAACTGGGATACTCTTTTGTTTTGCATTCAGGAAGgagtgaaaatgtttttaaagcaagaaaaattatttgtggAAATCTCAGGTGAGGATATTAAGGAATTTAGTGAAGATAATGACTTTAATTTATTTGGTGCTGCTTTTCAGAAGCTTGTGTCCTCTGAGGAGAAATGTGACCAGGTCAGTTTTAAGGAAGCATGTCATAATATTTTGGATTCCTATGAAATGTTTAATTTGCAATCAAAAGCTGTGAAAAGAAAAGCTACTACAGAAAATACAAACACACAGAATTCTAGAGGTTCAGAAGAtgtcagaaaaaaaacaaatgattccTTTTTGTCTACCTATAAACAAGATGGCCCAGGCCATACTAGAATGATGGAGTCATCTTTACAAAACAAAGATAGCTCTTGCTCAGAGTCAAGTATTCTAGAACAAGAGACAGTTGAAGCATCAGaatcagaagaaaatgaaaaacataaaaaaacttgCTTGGAAATGAACTCTTCAGAAAATCTCTGTAGAACTAGTTCAGAAATGTTTGCAAGCCCTTTTCAAGCACCAAATCATTTTGAGGCTCATGGGGAAGGTCTAGAAATGCAGAACGTAAGTACTATTAATGGTATGGCTGCCAATATCCTGAAAAGTAATAGAATTCAGAATCAACTAGAGAGAATTAAAGATGCTACCGAAATGGAATGCCAACCTCTGCCTTTTGAGACAATATTGAGAGCACATGATGctcagaaagaagagaaaagagaaaaagaatctgGCAATTgtagaaaaaaaagtatttttagttATGGACAAGTTAAGTTATGTTCCACTGGCTTTATAACTCATGTGGTACAAAACAAGCAAACTGAATCAACTGAAACAGAACCTTCATTTACAACTGGTGTTCGACCTGGTCCTGTGAGTGCCAAAGAATCATTTGGAAATAGAACATGCCATTCACTTGAGATGCCAAACATGAAAGATTTAACCAGTACTTTAAGTGGAGAATCTGCTCAAATGCCCAACAAAAAATTTTCCAGAACAAATATGAGATGTGGGCTAGAGAACAAGCCTACTGCAACCTATAAAAGTTTTGCTGTTTTTCAGGAAAGTAGTGAAAAATCATATACAGGTTGCTTATTATTTGATacatcttcctcttttccttggTTTAGACATGTTTCAAATGACGGTAAGAAAGCAGATAAATTGATTGATTCCTCCAAACCCACAGCTCTTAAGAAGCTAAGCTTGAATTCACAGCTAGGATCTTTAGAGAAGTTTAAGAGGCAATATGGGAAGGTTAAAAATCCTCTGAATACAGAAGGtgaggaaaataattttgaaatcacTACCAATTTCAGTCCTCTAGTTGAACCTGACAT from Dasypus novemcinctus isolate mDasNov1 chromosome 3, mDasNov1.1.hap2, whole genome shotgun sequence includes:
- the MLH3 gene encoding DNA mismatch repair protein Mlh3 isoform X1 — its product is MIKCLSDEVQAKLRSGLAISSLGQCVEELALNSIDAEAKCVAVRVNMETFQIQVIDNGFGMGNDDVDKVGNRYFTSKCSSIQDLENPNFYGFRGEALASIADMASALEISSKKNRTMKTFVKLFQNGKALKACEADLTRPSAGTTVTVYNLFYQLPVRRKCMDPRLEFEKVRQRVEALSLMHPSISFSLRNDVSGSMVLQLPKTKDICSRFCQIYGLGRSQKLREIKFKHKEFELSGYISSEAHYNKNMQFLFVNRRLVLRTKLHKLIDFLLRKESIICKPRNGSASRQMNSSPRHRSNPELYGIYVINVKCQFCEYDVCMEPAKTLIEFQNWDTLLFCIQEGVKMFLKQEKLFVEISGEDIKEFSEDNDFNLFGAAFQKLVSSEEKCDQVSFKEACHNILDSYEMFNLQSKAVKRKATTENTNTQNSRGSEDVRKKTNDSFLSTYKQDGPGHTRMMESSLQNKDSSCSESSILEQETVEASESEENEKHKKTCLEMNSSENLCRTSSEMFASPFQAPNHFEAHGEGLEMQNVSTINGMAANILKSNRIQNQLERIKDATEMECQPLPFETILRAHDAQKEEKREKESGNCRKKSIFSYGQVKLCSTGFITHVVQNKQTESTETEPSFTTGVRPGPVSAKESFGNRTCHSLEMPNMKDLTSTLSGESAQMPNKKFSRTNMRCGLENKPTATYKSFAVFQESSEKSYTGCLLFDTSSSFPWFRHVSNDGKKADKLIDSSKPTALKKLSLNSQLGSLEKFKRQYGKVKNPLNTEGEENNFEITTNFSPLVEPDIPPKDKNHLDNSDICEISTLKHNDSNGNCQPVGHILFSERFPFSKKEDCLEPDMPCLRESPVTPKELFHLNRKPLNVEKSPESLSSKLSRMKGSERDTQTMEITSHFNELPQSDSSRNDGDLCNGLTLGSFKLFKNEHKKTDSAIIQMSDSVAQHNSISKDKETYSNNNTTESCVIPETPLELSCNNSPKVINKDSGVLPIPSEQQIGSPDSPSQMVMSHKEDSTANQNGACFQSEESTAGACSQNEESNTCSLDWQQHFDVAMGRMVYINKITGLSTFIAPTEDIRAACTQDLTTLAVSVIHENGYQYRCHPFRSDLVLPFLPRARDERTVMRQDNRDTVDDAAGSESLQSLFSEWDNPVFARFPEVAIDVSSGQAESLAVKIHNILYPYRFTKEMIHSVQVLQQVDNKFIACLMSTKTEENGEAGGNLLVLVDQHAAHERVRLEQLLIDSYEKQQPQGSGRKKLLSSTISPPLEVTVTEEQRRLLWCCHKNLEDLGLEFIFPDTSDSLVLVGKVPLCFVEREANELRRGRSTVTKNIVEEFIREQVELLQTTGGIQGTLPLTVQKVLASQACHGAVKFNDGLSLEECYRLVEALSRCQLPFQCAHGRPSMLPLADLDHLEQEKQSKPNLAKLRKMAQAWRLFGKAEGCDTKQSLQAPMPPLEPQ
- the MLH3 gene encoding DNA mismatch repair protein Mlh3 isoform X2 translates to MIKCLSDEVQAKLRSGLAISSLGQCVEELALNSIDAEAKCVAVRVNMETFQIQVIDNGFGMGNDDVDKVGNRYFTSKCSSIQDLENPNFYGFRGEALASIADMASALEISSKKNRTMKTFVKLFQNGKALKACEADLTRPSAGTTVTVYNLFYQLPVRRKCMDPRLEFEKVRQRVEALSLMHPSISFSLRNDVSGSMVLQLPKTKDICSRFCQIYGLGRSQKLREIKFKHKEFELSGYISSEAHYNKNMQFLFVNRRLVLRTKLHKLIDFLLRKESIICKPRNGSASRQMNSSPRHRSNPELYGIYVINVKCQFCEYDVCMEPAKTLIEFQNWDTLLFCIQEGVKMFLKQEKLFVEISGEDIKEFSEDNDFNLFGAAFQKLVSSEEKCDQVSFKEACHNILDSYEMFNLQSKAVKRKATTENTNTQNSRGSEDVRKKTNDSFLSTYKQDGPGHTRMMESSLQNKDSSCSESSILEQETVEASESEENEKHKKTCLEMNSSENLCRTSSEMFASPFQAPNHFEAHGEGLEMQNVSTINGMAANILKSNRIQNQLERIKDATEMECQPLPFETILRAHDAQKEEKREKESGNCRKKSIFSYGQVKLCSTGFITHVVQNKQTESTETEPSFTTGVRPGPVSAKESFGNRTCHSLEMPNMKDLTSTLSGESAQMPNKKFSRTNMRCGLENKPTATYKSFAVFQESSEKSYTGCLLFDTSSSFPWFRHVSNDGKKADKLIDSSKPTALKKLSLNSQLGSLEKFKRQYGKVKNPLNTEGEENNFEITTNFSPLVEPDIPPKDKNHLDNSDICEISTLKHNDSNGNCQPVGHILFSERFPFSKKEDCLEPDMPCLRESPVTPKELFHLNRKPLNVEKSPESLSSKLSRMKGSERDTQTMEITSHFNELPQSDSSRNDGDLCNGLTLGSFKLFKNEHKKTDSAIIQMSDSVAQHNSISKDKETYSNNNTTESCVIPETPLELSCNNSPKVINKDSGVLPIPSEQQIGSPDSPSQMVMSHKEDSTANQNGACFQSEESTAGACSQNEESNTCSLDWQQHFDVAMGRMVYINKITGLSTFIAPTEDIRAACTQDLTTLAVSVIHENGGNLLVLVDQHAAHERVRLEQLLIDSYEKQQPQGSGRKKLLSSTISPPLEVTVTEEQRRLLWCCHKNLEDLGLEFIFPDTSDSLVLVGKVPLCFVEREANELRRGRSTVTKNIVEEFIREQVELLQTTGGIQGTLPLTVQKVLASQACHGAVKFNDGLSLEECYRLVEALSRCQLPFQCAHGRPSMLPLADLDHLEQEKQSKPNLAKLRKMAQAWRLFGKAEGCDTKQSLQAPMPPLEPQ
- the MLH3 gene encoding DNA mismatch repair protein Mlh3 isoform X3, which produces MIKCLSDEVQAKLRSGLAISSLGQCVEELALNSIDAEAKCVAVRVNMETFQIQVIDNGFGMGNDDVDKVGNRYFTSKCSSIQDLENPNFYGFRGEALASIADMASALEISSKKNRTMKTFVKLFQNGKALKACEADLTRPSAGTTVTVYNLFYQLPVRRKCMDPRLEFEKVRQRVEALSLMHPSISFSLRNDVSGSMVLQLPKTKDICSRFCQIYGLGRSQKLREIKFKHKEFELSGYISSEAHYNKNMQFLFVNRRLVLRTKLHKLIDFLLRKESIICKPRNGSASRQMNSSPRHRSNPELYGIYVINVKCQFCEYDVCMEPAKTLIEFQNWDTLLFCIQEGVKMFLKQEKLFVEISGEDIKEFSEDNDFNLFGAAFQKLVSSEEKCDQVSFKEACHNILDSYEMFNLQSKAVKRKATTENTNTQNSRGSEDVRKKTNDSFLSTYKQDGPGHTRMMESSLQNKDSSCSESSILEQETVEASESEENEKHKKTCLEMNSSENLCRTSSEMFASPFQAPNHFEAHGEGLEMQNVSTINGMAANILKSNRIQNQLERIKDATEMECQPLPFETILRAHDAQKEEKREKESGNCRKKSIFSYGQVKLCSTGFITHVVQNKQTESTETEPSFTTGVRPGPVSAKESFGNRTCHSLEMPNMKDLTSTLSGESAQMPNKKFSRTNMRCGLENKPTATYKSFAVFQESSEKSYTGCLLFDTSSSFPWFRHVSNDGKKADKLIDSSKPTALKKLSLNSQLGSLEKFKRQYGKVKNPLNTEGEENNFEITTNFSPLVEPDIPPKDKNHLDNSDICEISTLKHNDSNGNCQPVGHILFSERFPFSKKEDCLEPDMPCLRESPVTPKELFHLNRKPLNVEKSPESLSSKLSRMKGSERDTQTMEITSHFNELPQSDSSRNDGDLCNGLTLGSFKLFKNEHKKTDSAIIQMSDSVAQHNSISKDKETYSNNNTTESCVIPETPLELSCNNSPKVINKDSGVLPIPSEQQIGSPDSPSQMVMSHKEDSTANQNGACFQSEESTAGACSQNEESNTCSLDWQQHFDVAMGRMVYINKITGLSTFIAPTEDIRAACTQDLTTLAVSVIHENDTVDDAAGSESLQSLFSEWDNPVFARFPEVAIDVSSGQAESLAVKIHNILYPYRFTKEMIHSVQVLQQVDNKFIACLMSTKTEENGEAGGNLLVLVDQHAAHERVRLEQLLIDSYEKQQPQGSGRKKLLSSTISPPLEVTVTEEQRRLLWCCHKNLEDLGLEFIFPDTSDSLVLVGKVPLCFVEREANELRRGRSTVTKNIVEEFIREQVELLQTTGGIQGTLPLTVQKVLASQACHGAVKFNDGLSLEECYRLVEALSRCQLPFQCAHGRPSMLPLADLDHLEQEKQSKPNLAKLRKMAQAWRLFGKAEGCDTKQSLQAPMPPLEPQ